In a single window of the Campylobacter iguaniorum genome:
- the rplS gene encoding 50S ribosomal protein L19, with the protein MRNKYIEAFENAQISNKSVPDFRAGDTLRIAIRIKEGDKSRVQNFEGVCIARRGTGAGETFIIRKIGANSVGVERIFPIYSESLETIEVLRRGRVRRSKLFYLRDRRGKAARIKELKK; encoded by the coding sequence ATGAGAAACAAATATATAGAGGCATTTGAAAATGCTCAAATTTCAAATAAGTCTGTGCCTGATTTTCGTGCTGGCGATACTTTAAGAATTGCTATCCGCATTAAAGAAGGTGATAAATCTAGAGTGCAAAACTTTGAGGGTGTTTGTATAGCTAGACGTGGAACTGGTGCTGGTGAAACATTTATCATCAGAAAAATCGGTGCAAATAGCGTTGGTGTTGAGAGAATATTCCCTATCTACAGCGAGAGCTTAGAGACTATCGAGGTTCTAAGAAGAGGACGCGTAAGAAGATCTAAACTATTCTATCTAAGAGATAGACGTGGTAAAGCTGCTAGAATTAAAGAGCTTAAAAAATAA
- the maf gene encoding septum formation inhibitor Maf, which produces MIILASSSPTRAKILSNFGVEFRQISMQYDENLPKCEPKSYAMNIVNEKSKQFFAKFKGEFDRVLFADSSVIAGGQILGKAKDINEARNILNLQSGSVASIYTAMKFISTKFKIDMLSVATYRFAKFDEKELEDYLQSGLWQGKAGAMMIEGFNKQYILQSHGNTSTAMGLDIENLKAFL; this is translated from the coding sequence ATGATTATTTTAGCTTCTAGCTCTCCTACAAGAGCCAAAATTTTATCAAATTTTGGTGTTGAATTCAGGCAAATTTCTATGCAATATGATGAAAATTTACCAAAATGCGAACCAAAATCGTATGCTATGAATATCGTAAATGAAAAATCAAAGCAGTTTTTTGCCAAATTTAAAGGCGAATTTGACCGTGTTTTATTCGCAGATAGTAGCGTTATAGCCGGGGGTCAAATCCTTGGCAAAGCAAAAGATATAAATGAAGCTAGAAATATTTTAAATTTGCAAAGTGGCTCTGTGGCTAGCATATACACTGCGATGAAATTTATTTCGACCAAATTTAAGATAGATATGCTTAGCGTTGCTACGTATAGATTTGCTAAATTTGATGAAAAAGAGCTTGAGGATTACTTGCAAAGCGGACTTTGGCAAGGAAAGGCTGGAGCCATGATGATAGAGGGGTTTAACAAACAATATATTTTGCAAAGCCATGGCAACACATCAACAGCCATGGGACTTGACATTGAGAATTTAAAGGCATTTTTATGA
- a CDS encoding cupin domain-containing protein translates to MEKITFSNTTFDGVKPAKLLETSFSKEIRISMQKGSFMDKHKAPGDIIVHVLSGAIIFDVSGHETQLNAFDMISLDANIEHSLRALEDSIIRLSLSKIDKTSRVFSVNTGVKAD, encoded by the coding sequence ATGGAAAAAATAACATTTTCAAATACAACTTTTGATGGCGTAAAGCCAGCCAAGCTCTTAGAAACTAGCTTTAGTAAAGAAATCCGTATATCTATGCAAAAAGGTTCATTTATGGATAAACATAAAGCTCCTGGAGATATAATAGTTCATGTCTTATCTGGAGCCATTATTTTTGATGTAAGTGGTCATGAAACCCAGCTTAATGCGTTTGATATGATAAGCCTTGATGCAAATATAGAGCATTCTTTAAGAGCCTTAGAAGACTCTATTATAAGACTAAGTCTTTCAAAGATAGATAAAACAAGTAGGGTTTTTAGTGTAAATACAGGAGTAAAGGCTGATTAA
- the trmD gene encoding tRNA (guanosine(37)-N1)-methyltransferase TrmD, whose product MKFNFITLFPNLIKPYFSDSILGRAVDSKFIEIDFINPRDFTADKHLKVDEYMIGGGAGLLMQAQPIMDALNSLEKTRTIYLTPVGKKFTQNDAKRLSKIDNITFICGRYEGIDERVIESSVNEVFCIGDFVLTGGELGALCMCDAISRNLKGVLGNSSSLDVESFEENLLEAPSFTKPNVYNGMSVVSAFLKGNHAKIHVLKNNMALCKTRFFRPDLYQKLKSPKNIRKKDEKQIYRGI is encoded by the coding sequence ATGAAATTTAATTTTATAACACTATTTCCAAATTTAATCAAACCATATTTTAGTGATTCTATTTTGGGTAGGGCAGTAGATTCAAAGTTTATAGAGATCGATTTTATAAATCCAAGAGATTTCACAGCCGATAAACACTTAAAAGTCGATGAATATATGATAGGTGGTGGAGCAGGTTTGCTTATGCAAGCTCAGCCTATCATGGACGCCTTAAATTCGCTTGAAAAGACTCGCACAATCTACCTAACTCCAGTTGGTAAAAAATTTACGCAAAATGATGCCAAGAGACTATCTAAGATTGATAATATAACATTTATTTGTGGTAGATATGAGGGCATTGATGAGAGAGTTATCGAAAGTAGTGTAAATGAGGTTTTTTGCATAGGTGATTTTGTGCTGACTGGTGGAGAGCTTGGTGCGCTTTGTATGTGTGATGCGATTTCAAGGAATTTAAAAGGCGTTTTAGGGAACTCATCATCTTTGGATGTTGAGAGTTTTGAAGAAAATTTGCTTGAAGCCCCGAGCTTTACAAAGCCAAATGTTTATAACGGCATGAGTGTTGTTTCAGCTTTTTTAAAGGGTAATCATGCTAAAATCCACGTTTTGAAAAACAATATGGCGTTGTGTAAAACGAGGTTTTTTCGCCCTGATTTATATCAAAAACTAAAGTCGCCAAAAAACATAAGGAAAAAAGATGAGAAACAAATATATAGAGGCATTTGA
- the ffh gene encoding signal recognition particle protein: protein MFELIGESLKSAVNKLKFVDDEKALKNALDTLKKALLKADVHHKVTKELVGLVETDMKTGAIGQKQFLDSIKNNLTNILLTPNDGGKSQGFVFASNPPTVVLMAGLQGGGKTTTTVKLANYLKIRKKKVLIAACDLQRLAAVEQLRQLCSANEIDLFFIDGENDPIKVAKEALKKAKSELYDVLLVDTAGRLAIDEALMSQIKDIKSALNPDEVFYVADAMSGQDGVKTAASFNEALNITGVILSKFDADTKGGVALGIAKQVGVPLRFIGVGEKPADLESFIPDRIVGRIMGEGDLATLAEKTSTIIDEKEAKRLNKKIKKGEFNFNDFLGQLESVKKLGSMKSLIGMIPGLGNMANQIKDIDLDNSKEIKHIKAMIDSMTLKERENPDLLNNARKRRIAAGAGLGQIEVNKFLKQFSNAAKLAKKFSNKDSMKGFASMMANANRPR from the coding sequence GTGTTTGAACTTATCGGCGAATCATTAAAATCAGCAGTAAATAAGCTTAAATTTGTAGATGATGAAAAAGCATTAAAAAATGCACTAGATACATTAAAAAAAGCACTTTTGAAAGCTGATGTACATCATAAAGTCACAAAAGAGCTAGTGGGCTTAGTCGAGACTGATATGAAAACAGGAGCCATAGGTCAAAAACAATTTTTAGATAGCATAAAAAACAACCTTACAAATATACTTCTTACACCAAATGACGGCGGAAAATCACAAGGATTTGTCTTTGCAAGTAATCCACCAACTGTCGTTTTGATGGCTGGACTTCAAGGTGGCGGTAAGACCACAACTACAGTAAAACTAGCAAATTATCTCAAAATCCGCAAGAAAAAAGTGCTTATAGCAGCTTGTGACTTGCAGCGTTTAGCAGCAGTTGAGCAATTACGCCAACTTTGCAGTGCAAATGAGATAGATCTGTTTTTTATAGATGGTGAAAACGATCCTATAAAAGTAGCAAAAGAGGCCCTAAAAAAGGCAAAAAGTGAGCTTTATGATGTTCTTTTAGTCGATACTGCTGGACGTCTTGCTATAGATGAAGCTTTGATGAGTCAAATTAAAGATATAAAATCAGCCTTAAACCCAGATGAAGTATTTTACGTAGCTGATGCAATGAGTGGTCAAGATGGAGTTAAAACAGCAGCTAGCTTCAACGAAGCTCTGAATATAACTGGCGTGATATTAAGTAAATTTGACGCAGACACTAAAGGTGGTGTAGCTCTTGGCATAGCAAAACAAGTCGGCGTTCCGCTTAGATTTATCGGTGTTGGTGAGAAGCCAGCGGATTTAGAGAGCTTTATCCCTGATAGGATTGTCGGACGTATTATGGGTGAGGGCGACCTTGCTACTTTAGCTGAAAAAACATCTACTATTATAGATGAAAAAGAGGCAAAAAGACTAAATAAAAAGATAAAAAAAGGCGAGTTTAATTTCAATGACTTTTTAGGGCAGCTTGAAAGTGTTAAAAAACTTGGTAGTATGAAAAGTCTTATTGGTATGATTCCTGGTCTTGGAAATATGGCAAATCAGATAAAAGATATCGATCTTGATAATAGCAAAGAGATAAAACACATAAAAGCTATGATTGATTCAATGACTTTAAAAGAGAGAGAAAATCCAGATCTACTAAATAACGCTAGAAAACGCAGAATCGCAGCTGGAGCAGGTCTTGGACAGATAGAAGTAAATAAATTTTTAAAGCAGTTTAGCAACGCTGCGAAACTAGCAAAGAAATTTTCAAATAAAGATAGCATGAAAGGCTTTGCATCAATGATGGCAAACGCTAATCGCCCTAGATAA
- the rpsP gene encoding 30S ribosomal protein S16, with translation MATVVRLTRMGRKKSPFYRIVVTDSRKRRDSGWIESIGYYNPMVEPEVVKVDAEKLAYWKSVGAKLSDRVARITK, from the coding sequence ATGGCAACAGTAGTTAGACTAACAAGAATGGGACGTAAAAAAAGTCCATTTTATCGTATAGTTGTTACAGATAGTAGAAAAAGACGTGACAGTGGCTGGATAGAAAGCATTGGTTATTATAACCCAATGGTAGAACCAGAAGTTGTAAAAGTAGATGCTGAGAAACTTGCATATTGGAAAAGCGTAGGCGCTAAACTTAGCGATAGAGTTGCTAGAATCACTAAATAA
- the rimM gene encoding ribosome maturation factor RimM (Essential for efficient processing of 16S rRNA), translating to MKSDLVEVCVLGKTVGLKGALRLHDRSDFPNQFKKDAKFYDKFGNTFTIKSYDKNSNLVIFAGFEDLNLAKPLVNLVLYRTLEDTKKFCKLQKDEFFYFDIIGCAVYEDDLMLGVVDDILESGAGFLFCINTSDELKNSGYSDVFYVPYLDNFTLSVDVKTKKIQVKNSLDILKNS from the coding sequence TTGAAGAGTGATTTAGTCGAGGTTTGTGTACTTGGAAAAACTGTTGGTCTAAAAGGAGCTTTGAGGCTCCACGACCGTAGCGATTTCCCAAATCAGTTTAAAAAAGATGCCAAATTTTATGATAAATTTGGCAATACCTTTACCATAAAAAGCTATGATAAAAATAGCAATTTAGTCATATTTGCTGGATTTGAAGATCTAAATTTAGCAAAACCACTTGTGAATTTAGTCCTTTATCGGACGCTTGAAGATACAAAGAAATTTTGCAAACTACAAAAAGATGAGTTCTTTTACTTTGATATCATTGGTTGTGCGGTCTATGAAGATGATCTAATGCTTGGTGTAGTAGATGATATTTTAGAGAGTGGGGCTGGATTTTTATTTTGCATAAATACATCCGATGAGCTTAAAAACAGTGGCTATAGCGATGTTTTTTATGTGCCATATCTTGATAATTTTACACTTAGCGTTGATGTTAAAACCAAGAAAATTCAGGTTAAAAATTCATTAGATATTCTAAAAAACTCTTAG
- a CDS encoding transglycosylase domain-containing protein, with protein sequence MKHIFGFFTIIAIGALAGLVYFYSQIRVDVSTIVDYKPKLTTQIYDRNGELVANIFDEENRQYAKYEEIPPQIIEALVAIEDTSFFEHGGINVEAIFRAAIKDIKAMSLVEGASTLTQQLIKNMVLSRDKKFTRKLKEVILAFKIEEELSKEEIIERYLNQVYFGHGYYGIKTASLGYFKKPLNELSLKEIAMLVGLPKAPSNYDPTKHIDLSLSRANSVISRLYNLGWISQDYYDVAIKETPIVYDETLTQNRAPYLVDETIKEAIKYFPDIKTGGYKITLNADLKVQEMARNALKFGYSEILKRDKNADETQLNGAMIVTNPTNGEILALVGGVDFAKSNFNRATQSERQPGSSFKPFIYQIALDMGYSPMSKVADISRVFEGVNKSEEDKDWKPKNYGDNFEGYITLKEALRQSRNLATINLLNSIGLDVAWQKLIDLGFKNAPQNLSIALGSFGISLLDFSEHYSIFAGNGKQSKSKLIKTITSQTGMVSEFQTEQIEVLKPEQAYLMIDMLKNVVDAGTGRGAKISGIDIAGKTGTTNNNVDAWFCGFTPEVQAIIWYGNDNNLPMRKVEGGGRTAAPVFREFITSYVKEFPNTKRKFEAPSGVYHKLYEGSDAIYTDISPLPTQKLNSVTTQESEGLIF encoded by the coding sequence ATGAAGCATATTTTTGGTTTTTTTACTATAATTGCCATAGGAGCACTTGCTGGACTTGTATATTTTTACTCACAAATCAGAGTAGATGTATCGACTATAGTTGATTACAAACCAAAACTCACAACCCAAATTTATGATAGAAATGGCGAACTAGTAGCCAATATTTTCGATGAAGAAAACAGGCAATATGCCAAATACGAAGAGATCCCACCGCAGATAATAGAAGCTCTTGTAGCCATAGAGGATACGAGCTTTTTTGAGCATGGCGGCATAAATGTAGAAGCTATTTTTAGAGCTGCAATCAAAGATATAAAAGCCATGTCTTTGGTAGAAGGTGCGTCCACCCTAACACAACAGCTTATCAAAAATATGGTTCTAAGCAGAGATAAAAAATTTACTAGAAAACTAAAAGAGGTCATACTTGCCTTTAAAATAGAAGAAGAATTAAGCAAAGAAGAGATCATCGAAAGATACTTAAATCAAGTATATTTTGGACATGGATATTATGGTATCAAAACTGCCTCTCTTGGATACTTTAAAAAGCCACTAAACGAACTAAGCCTAAAAGAGATAGCCATGCTCGTAGGACTTCCAAAAGCCCCTAGCAACTATGACCCAACAAAACACATAGACTTATCACTCTCAAGAGCAAATAGCGTCATTTCAAGGCTTTATAATCTTGGCTGGATCTCGCAAGACTACTACGACGTGGCTATAAAAGAAACTCCAATAGTCTACGATGAAACGCTCACCCAAAATAGAGCCCCATATCTTGTAGATGAAACAATCAAAGAAGCCATAAAATACTTCCCAGATATCAAAACTGGCGGATACAAGATCACATTAAATGCAGATTTAAAAGTCCAAGAAATGGCTAGAAACGCTCTTAAATTTGGCTACTCAGAAATACTAAAAAGAGATAAAAATGCAGATGAAACTCAACTAAATGGTGCGATGATAGTGACAAATCCAACAAATGGCGAGATACTAGCTCTTGTTGGAGGTGTGGATTTTGCAAAAAGCAACTTCAACCGTGCCACACAAAGCGAACGCCAACCAGGATCAAGTTTCAAGCCATTTATCTACCAAATAGCCCTAGATATGGGATATTCTCCTATGAGTAAGGTCGCTGACATCTCAAGAGTTTTTGAGGGTGTAAATAAAAGCGAAGAAGACAAAGACTGGAAACCAAAAAATTATGGTGATAATTTTGAAGGATACATAACTTTAAAAGAGGCATTAAGACAGTCGAGAAACCTTGCTACCATAAATTTACTAAACTCAATAGGGCTAGACGTAGCTTGGCAAAAGCTAATTGATTTGGGCTTCAAAAACGCCCCACAAAATCTCTCAATAGCTCTTGGTAGCTTTGGTATAAGCCTGCTTGATTTCAGCGAGCATTACTCTATCTTTGCAGGAAATGGCAAACAAAGCAAATCTAAACTAATCAAAACCATAACCAGCCAAACTGGAATGGTTAGCGAGTTTCAAACAGAGCAAATAGAAGTTTTAAAACCAGAGCAAGCTTATTTGATGATAGATATGCTTAAAAATGTCGTCGATGCTGGAACTGGACGCGGGGCAAAAATAAGCGGCATAGATATAGCAGGAAAGACTGGAACGACAAATAATAACGTAGATGCATGGTTTTGTGGCTTCACGCCAGAAGTTCAAGCTATTATTTGGTACGGAAATGATAATAACCTACCAATGAGAAAGGTTGAAGGCGGAGGAAGAACCGCAGCTCCAGTGTTTAGAGAGTTTATCACAAGCTATGTAAAAGAGTTTCCAAATACCAAAAGAAAATTTGAAGCACCAAGTGGCGTTTATCATAAACTATACGAAGGAAGCGATGCCATTTATACAGATATTTCACCACTTCCAACCCAAAAGTTAAATAGCGTTACAACCCAAGAAAGCGAAGGGCTGATATTTTAA
- a CDS encoding KH domain-containing protein, translating into MVENFLKEYAKLIADCPDLIRVERVNLGENFDEIIVYASKSDTGRLIGKDGKMINAIKTVVIGYKAKDPTSYRITVKAIEE; encoded by the coding sequence ATGGTAGAAAATTTTTTAAAAGAGTATGCAAAACTCATAGCAGATTGTCCAGATCTTATCCGTGTCGAAAGAGTAAATTTGGGCGAGAATTTTGACGAGATTATTGTATATGCTAGCAAATCAGATACCGGTAGGCTTATCGGAAAAGATGGCAAAATGATCAATGCTATAAAAACTGTAGTTATAGGCTATAAAGCAAAAGATCCAACATCTTATAGAATTACGGTAAAAGCTATTGAAGAGTGA